One genomic window of Nicotiana sylvestris chromosome 10, ASM39365v2, whole genome shotgun sequence includes the following:
- the LOC104211250 gene encoding uncharacterized protein — translation MYKGLEDAVLQGEINPSSQGKRVIRSSSFTGGAGYMIQNYQDAMEICKWDGYPNLFITFTCNPKWPKISRFVKSKGLQPEDRPYILSRVFKIKLDRLIKDLKEKQIFGSFRSAFSQSVHEEDSSAIDEIKMYYDCRYISPCEAAWRIFKFPIQHREPSVERLSFHLPNEQTIIFSDNDPIDDVANRPSVKESKFLSWFEANNTYEEARELTYAEFPLKFVWNKKLKKWEKRRNSAFSIGRIFFVPPGSGEQYYLRMLLNAVKGPKGYDDLRRINNKDHLTFRDAYYALGLLDDDKEYIDAIKEAKAELTNDELKNRCLQKLENLLKGCGRTLYNFPTMPRPVFNEEKVDNTNRLICEELRYNRCSLSKEHEQLLVKLTSEQKLVYVRIIKSVNEDKVASSRIASLLLPGGRTTDSRFSIPLNATEDSTCNIKQGTPLSKLIKDIKQGGRTTHSRFAIPLNATEDSTCNIKQGTPLSKLIIKTKLIILDEAPMLHRYCFEALDRTLRDILRFKDASNLDRPFGGKTVILDGDFRQILPVIPKAIGDGMIGNSVDGIDKVHIPDDLIINNCDPICAIVESTYPDFLSHCSDITYLKQRGILAPTLDMVESINEYMVSVNNSQPKIFFSSDTICMSDDAFTGLEHVHTPEFLTTIKCSGIPNHVITLKVGVPVMLLRNIDPSSGLCNGTRLIITRLGNRVIEAKILSGNMARQKVFIPRMSLTPSDARIPFKFQRRQFSIVVSFAMTINKSQGQSLSHVGLYLKKPVFTHGQLYVARSRVTKIKRLKILVYDDDGEISNEAINVVYKEVFRNLLGE, via the exons ATGTATAAAGGATTAGAAGATGCAGTTTTACAAGGAGAGATAAATCCTTCCTCTCAAGGTAAACGGGTAATTCGTTCATCCAGCTTCACAGGGGGTGCAGGATACATGATTCAAAACTATCAAGATGCTATGGAAATCTGCAAGTGGGATGGATATCCAAATCTCTTCATCACATTTACTTGCAACCCAAAGTGGCCTAAAATAAGTAGATTTGTAAAGAGCAAGGGCTTGCAACCAGAAGATCGCCCATACATTTTATCTAGGGTGTTCAAAATCAAATTGGATCGTTTAATAAAGGATTtgaaagagaaacaaatttttggATCGTTTAGATCAG CTTTTTCTCAAAGTGTGCATGAGGAAGACTCATCGGCTATTGATGAAATAAAAATGTATTATGATTGTCGATACATATCACCATGTGAAGCTGCTTGGAGAATTTTTAAATTCCCAATTCAGCATAGAGAACCTTCGGTAGAGAGACTTTCCTTTCATCTACCAAATGAACAAACAATTATTTTCTCTGATAATGATCCAATTGATGATGTTGCCAATAGACCAAGTGTAAAGGAATCAAAGTTTTTAAGCTGGTTTGAGGCAAATAATACATATGAAGAAGCAAGAGAATTAACTTATGCAGAATTTCCTCTTAAGTTTGTGTGGAATAAAAAACTCAAAAAgtgggaaaaaagaagaaattctGCATTTTCAATAGGGAGAATATTCTTTGTACCCCCTGGAAGTGGAGAGCAATATTACCTTCGAATGTTGTTGAATGCCGTTAAAGGACCTAAGGGTTATGATGATTTACGCAGAATCAACAATAAAGACCATTTAACTTTTAGAGATGCATATTATGCACTTGGTTTATTAGATGATGACAAAGAGTATATAGATGCGATAAAGGAGGCAA AGGCTGAGCTAACGAACGATGAACTAAAGAATCGTTGTCTACAGAAGTTGGAAAATTTGTTGAAAGGTTGCGGAAGAACGTTATACAATTTTCCAACAATGCCAAGACCGGTTTTTAATGAAGAAAAAGTTGACAACACCAATAGACTAATATGTGAAGAACTGCGTTATAATAGGTGCTCTTTGTCTAAAGAACATGAACAATTATTGGTTAAATTGACAAGTGAGCAAAAGTTAGTCTATGTCAGAATTATCAAATCAGTTAATGAGGACAAAG TTGCATCAAGCCGAATTGCGTCTCTTTTGTTACCAGGAGGACGAACAACTGATTCTAGATTTTCAATCCCACTCAATGCAACTGAAGATTCAACATGTAATATCAAACAAGGTACTCCTTTATCAAAATTGATAAAGGATATCAAACAAG GAGGACGAACAACTCATTCTAGATTTGCAATCCCACTCAATGCAACTGAAGATTCAACATGTAATATCAAACAAGGTACTCCTTTATCAAAATTGATTATCAAAACAAAGTTAATTATTTTGGATGAAGCACCAATGTTGCATAGATATTGTTTTGAAGCTCTAGACAGAACTCTAAGAGATATTCTTAGATTTAAAGATGCATCCAATTTAGATCGTCCATTTGGAGGAAAAACcgttattcttgatggtgactttagACAAATACTTCCAGTCATTCCAAAAG CAATAGGTGATGGTATGATTGGAAATTCTGTTGATGGTATCGATAAAGTTCACATCCCTGATGATCTTATCATCAATAATTGCGATCCAATTTGTGCGATTGTGGAAAGTACATATCCAGATTTTTTAAGTCATTGCAGTGATATAACATACCTGAAACAAAGAGGAATTCTTGCTCCCACTCTTGATATGGTTGAATCAATCAACGAATACATGGTTTCGGTAAACAATAgtcaaccaaaaatattttttagttccGACACAATTTGCATGTCAGACGATGCTTTTACAGGTTTGGAACACGTACATACACCTGAATTTCTAACCACTATTAAGTGTTCTGGAATTCCAAATCATGTTATCACTTTGAAAGTGGGTGTCCCAGTGATGTTATTGAGAAATATAGACCCATCTTCAGGGCTATGTAATGGAACAAGATTAATCATCACTAGACTGGGAAATCGGGTTATTGAAGCAAAAATTTTATCGGGAAATATGGCTAGACAAAAGGTCTTCATTCCGAGAATGTCATTAACTCCATCTGATGCAAGAATACCTTTTAAGTTCCAACGAAGACAATTTTCAATAGTTGTATCGTTTGCAATGACGATAAACAAAAGTCAAGGACAATCTTTATCGCATGTTGGGTTATATTTGAAAAAACCGGTGTTCACACATGGCCAACTTTACGTTGCTCGATCACGGGTTACAAAAATAAAGAGATTAAAGATTTTGGTTTATGACGATGATGGAGAAATTTCAAATGAAGCGATAAATGTGGTTTACAAAGAGGTTTTCCGTAATTTACTTGGAGAATGA